A part of Dasypus novemcinctus isolate mDasNov1 chromosome 7, mDasNov1.1.hap2, whole genome shotgun sequence genomic DNA contains:
- the OBSL1 gene encoding obscurin-like protein 1 isoform X1, whose amino-acid sequence MKAGWGDQGSPPCFLRFPRPVRVVSGAEAELKCVVLGEPPPTVVWEKGGQQLAASERLSFPADGAEHGLLLSAALPTDAGVYVCRARNAAGEAYAAAAVTVLEPPAPEPEPPAPERPLPPPGAGEGVPVFLTGPGSQWVLRGAEVVLTCLVGGLPEPALYWEKDGLPLDEVWDSSHFALVPGRAEGGPGVSLALRILAARLPDSGVYVCHARNPHGHAQAGALLQVHRPPESPPEDPDEAPESVVEPLKCAPKTFWVNEGKHAKFRCYVMGKPEPEIEWHWEGRPLLPDRRRLLYRDRDGGFVLKVLYCQAKDRGLYVCAARNSAGQTLSAVQLHVKEPRLRFTRPLQDVEGREHGIAVLECKVPNSRIPTAWFREDQRLLPCRKYEQIEEGTVRRLIIHRLKADDDGVYLCEMRGRVRTVANVTVKGPILKRLPRKLDVLEGENAVLLVETREPGVEGCWSRDGEDLPATCQSSSGHMHALVLPGVTREDAGEVTFSLGNSRTTTLLRVKCVKHNPPGPPVLVEMFKGHKNTVLLTWKPPEPVPETPFIYRLERQEVGSDDWIQCFSIEKAGAVEVPGDCVPSEGDYRFRVCTVSEHGRSPHVVFHGSAHLVPTARLVVGLEDVQVYDGEDAVFSLDLSTIIQGTWFLNGKELKSDEPEGQVEPGALCYRIEQKGLQHRLVLQAVRHQDSGALVGFSCPGVQDSAALTIQESPVHILSPQDRVSAAFTTSEQVVLTCELSRVDFPASWYKDGQKVTESESLVVKADGRKHHLILPAAQARDSGEFECRTEGVSAFFSITVRDPLVHILDPQEHVFVHAITSECVMLSCELDREDAPVHWYKDGQEVEGSNSAVLESDGPHRRLVLPAAQPRDGGEFQCVAGEERAFFTVTITDVSSWIVCPSGKVYVAAVCLERVVLTCELCRPWAEVRWTKDGEELAESPALLLQKEDSVRRLVLPAVQLKDSGEYLCEIADESASFTVTVTEPPVRILSPRDEVTLVAVSLECVVLMCELSREDAPVCWYKDGLEVEESEALVLESDGPRRRLVLPAAQPEDGGEFVCDAGDDSAFFTVTVTAPPERIVHPAARSLDLQFRAPERVELRCKVAPAGARVRWFKDGLEVEASDTLQLGAEGAARTLALPHAQPKDTGEYVCETRDEAVTFNVSVAEPPVRFLAPEAAPSPIRVAPGEPVVLSCELSRASAPVLWSHNGRPVQEGEGLELQAEGPRRVLRIWAASAAHAGLYTCQSGEALGAPSLSFTVQVAEPPVRVVAPEAAQTRVRSTPGGDLELVVHLSGPGGPVRWYKDGERLASQGRVQLEQAGARQVLRVRGARSRDAGEYLCDAPQDSRIFLVSVEEPPPVKLVSELTPLTVHEGDAATFRCEVSPPDADVTWLRNGAAVSPGPQVEIAQNGSSHTLTVRSCQLQDAGTVTARAGGTATSARLHVREAELLFLRRLQDVRAEEGQDVCLEVETGRVGAAGAVRWVRGGEPLPGDSRLCVAQDGHTYRLVIHSVVLADQGIYGCESRHDRTLARLSVRPKQLRALRPLEDVTVGEGGSATFQLELSQEGVAGEWARGGVRLQPGPTCHIHAEGRTHRLALSGLGRTDGGCVSFTADSLRCAARLTVREAPVTIVRGPQDLEVTEGDTATFECELSQALADVTWEKDGRVLAPSPQVRLQALGTRRLLQLRHCDPSDAGAYSCAVGAARAGPVRLAVRERLVSVLSELRSVRAREGDGATFQCTVSEAEATGSWQLGGRPLRPEGRVRIRQEGKKHVLVLSELRAEDAGEVRFQAGPAQSAAQLEVEALPLQMCRRPPREKTVLIGRRAVLEVTVSRSGGHVCWMREGVELCPGDKYELRSHGPTHSLVIHDVRPEDQGNYCCQAGQESSHTRLLVEGSARGEEDGTRSLPSPTWSHSSAGS is encoded by the exons ATGAAAGCGGGCTGGGGGGATCAGGGGAGCCCCCCGTGCTTCCTGCGCTTCCCGCGGCCCGTGCGGGTGGTGAGTGGCGCAGAGGCCGAGCTCAAGTGCGTGGTCCTGGGGGAGCCGCCGCCCACTGTCGTGTGGGAGAAGGGCGGGCAGCAGCTGGCGGCCTCGGAGCGCCTGAGCTTCCCGGCGGACGGCGCCGAGCATGGGCTGCTGCTGAGCGCCGCGCTGCCCACCGACGCGGGGGTCTACGTGTGCCGCGCCCGCAACGCGGCGGGCGAGGCCTACGCGGCGGCCGCCGTCACTGTGCTGGAGCCGCCGGCCCCGGAGCCCGAGCCCCCGGCCCCCGAGCGCCCGCTGCCGCCGCCCGGGGCCGGCGAGGGTGTTCCCGTGTTCCTGACGGGGCCCGGGTCCCAGTGGGTGCTGCGGGGGGCGGAGGTGGTGCTCACGTGCTTGGTCGGGGGCCTGCCCGAGCCCGCGCTGTACTGGGAGAAGGACGGGCTCCCCCTGGATGAAGTGTGGGACAGCAGCCACTTCGCGCTCGTGCCGGGCCGCGCCGAGGGCGGCCCCGGAGTGAGCCTGGCGCTGCGCATCCTGGCGGCGCGGCTGCCGGACTCGGGCGTCTACGTGTGCCACGCCCGCAACCCGCACGGCCACGCGCAGGCCGGCGCGCTGCTGCAGGTGCACCGGCCCCCCGAGAGCCCGCCCGAGGACCCCGACGAGGCCCCGGAGTCAGTGGTCGAGCCGCTCAAGTGCGCGCCCAAGACCTTCTGGGTGAACGAGGGCAAGCACGCCAAATTCCGCTGCTACGTGATGGGCAAGCCCGAGCCCGAGATCGAGTGGCACTGGGAGGGCCGCCCGCTGCTCCCCGACCGCCGCCGCCTCCTGTACCGCGACCGCGACGGCGGCTTCGTGCTCAAGGTGCTCTACTGCCAGGCCAAGGACCGCGGGCTCTACGTCTGCGCCGCGCGTAACTCGGCGGGCCAGACGCTCAGCGCGGTGCAGCTGCACGTCAAAG AGCCCCGCCTCCGCTTCACGAGGCCCCTGCAGGACGTGGAGGGCCGGGAGCACGGGATCGCCGTGCTGGAGTGTAAAGTGCCCAACTCGCGCATCCCCACCGCCTGGTTCCGGGAGGACCAGCGGCTGCTGCCCTGCCGCAAGTATGAGCAGATCGAGGAGGGGACCGTCCGGCGCCTCATCATCCACCGGCTCAAGGCCGACGACGACGGCGTCTACCTGTGCGAGATGCGGGGCCGGGTGCGCACCGtggccaacgtgaccgtcaaag GGCCCATCCTCAAGCGGCTGCCGCGGAAGCTCGACGTCCTGGAGGGAGAGAACGCGGTGCTGCTGGTGGAGACGCGAGAGCCTGGGGTCGAGGGGTGCTGGAGCCGGGACGGGGAGGACCTGCCAGCCACCTGCCAGAGCAGCTCCGGCCACATGCATGCCCTGGTCCTTCCAGGGGTCACCCGAGAGGATGCTGGCGAGGTCACCTTTAGCCTGGGCAACTCCCGTACCACCACGCTGCTCCGAGTCAAAT GCGTCAAGCACAATCCCCCGGGACCCCCTGTGTTGGTGGAGATGTTCAAGGGCCACAAGAACACGGTCCTGCTGACCTGGAAGCCTCCGGAGCCAGTCCCTGAGACCCCCTTCATCTACCGGCTGGAGCGGCAGGAGGTGGGCTCAGACGACTGGATCCAGTGCTTCAGCATCGAGAAGGCGGGGGCCGTGGAGGTGCCGGGAGACTGTGTGCCTTCCGAGGGTGACTACCGCTTCCGGGTCTGCACGGTCAGCGAGCACGGCCGGAGTCCCCATGTGGTCTTCCACGGCTCTGCCCACCTCG TGCCCACAGCTCGCCTGGTGGTGGGGCTGGAGGACGTGCAGGTGTACGACGGGGAGGACGCCGTCTTCTCCCTGGACCTCTCCACCATCATCCAGGGCACCTGGTTCCTCAACGGCAAAGAGCTCAAGAGCGATGAGCCGGAGGGCCAGGTGGAACCCGGGGCCCTGTGCTACCGGATCGAGCAGAAGGGCCTGCAGCACAGGCTCGTCCTCCAAGCTGTCAGACACCAGGACAGTGGGGCCCTGGTTGGCTTCAGCTGCCCTGGCGTGCAGGACTCGGCTGCCCTCACCATCCAAG AGAGCCCGGTGCACATCCTGAGCCCCCAGGACAGGGTGTCGGCAGCCTTCACGACCTCGGAGCAGGTGGTGCTGACGTGCGAGCTCTCGCGGGTGGACTTCCCGGCCAGCTGGTACAAGGATGGGCAGAAGGTGACGGAGAGCGAGTCGCTGGTGGTGAAGGCAGATGGGCGCAAACACCACCTGATCCTGCCCGCCGCCCAAGCCCGGGACAGCGGCGAGTTTGAGTGCAGAACGGAAGGGGTCTCGGCCTTCTTTAGCATCACCGTGCGAG ATCCCCTGGTGCACATCCTGGACCCCCAGGAGCACGTGTTCGTTCACGCCATAACCTCCGAGTGCGTCATGCTGTCCTGTGAGCTGGACCGAGAGGACGCTCCCGTGCACTGGTACAAGGACGGCCAGGAGGTAGAGGGGAGCAACTCGGCGGTGCTGGAGAGTGACGGGCCCCACCGCCGCCTGGTGCTGCCGGCTGCCCAGCCCCGGGACGGGGGCGAGTTCCAGTGCGTCGCTGGGGAGGAGCGCGCTTTCTTCACCGTCACCATCACAG ACGTCTCCTCGTGGATCGTGTGTCCCAGCGGCAAGGTGTACGTGGCAGCCGTGTGCCTGGAGCGCGTGGTGCTGACCTGTGAGCTCTGCCGGCCCTGGGCCGAGGTGCGCTGGACCAAGGACGGCGAAGAGCTGGCTGAGAGCCCGGCGCTGCTCCTGCAGAAGGAGGACAGCGTCCGCCGCCTGGTGCTGCCTGCCGTGCAGCTGAAGGACTCCGGCGAGTACTTGTGTGAGATCGCTGACGAGTCGGCCTCCTTCACAGTCACCGTCACAG AGCCCCCGGTGCGGATCCTATCCCCCCGAGATGAGGTGACCCTGGTCGCGGTGAGCTTGGagtgcgtagtgctgatgtgcgagCTGTCGCGGGAGGACGCCCCCGTGTGCTGGTACAAGGAcgggctggaggtggaggagagCGAGGCCCTGGTGCTAGAGAGTGACGGGCCCCGTCGCCGCCTGGTGCTGCCTGCTGCCCAGCCTGAGGACGGGGGAGAGTTCGTGTGCGATGCCGGAGATGACTCGGCCTTCTTCACTGTCACTGTCACAG CCCCGCCAGAGAGGATTGTGCACCCTGCAGCCCGCTCCTTGGACCTGCAGTTCCGGGCTCCCGAGCGCGTGGAGCTGCGCTGCAAGGTGGCCCCCGCGGGGGCTCGGGTGCGCTGGTTCAAGGACGGGCTGGAGGTGGAGGCGTCAGACACCCTGCAGCTGGGCGCGGAAGGGGCCGCCCGCACCCTGGCCCTGCCCCACGCCCAGCCCAAGGACACCGGGGAGTATGTGTGCGAGACCCGTGACGAGGCCGTGACCTTCAACGTCAGCGTGGCGG AGCCCCCAGTGCGGTTTCTCGCCCCAGAGGCTGCCCCCAGCCCGATCCGTGTGGCCCCCGGGGAGCCGGTGGTGCTGAGCTGCGAGCTCTCCCGGGCCAGCGCCCCCGTGCTCTGGAGCCACAACGGGAGGCCGGTGCAGGAGGGGGAGGGCCTGGAGCTGCAGGCCGAAGGCCCCCGCCGCGTCCTCCGCATCTGGGCAGCCAGTGCAGCCCACGCGGGCCTCTACACCTGCCAGTCCGGGGAGGCCCTGGGAGCCCCAAGCCTCAGCTTCACCGTCCAGGTGGCTG AGCCCCCCGTGCGGGTGGTGGCGCCTGAGGCCGCCCAGACGAGGGTTCGCAGCACTCCAGGCGGGGACCTAGAGCTGGTGGTGCACCTTTCCGGGCCGGGGGGCCCTGTGCGCTGGTACAAGGACGGGGAGCGACTGGCAAGCCAGGGGCGGGTGCAGCTGGAGCAGGCGGGGGCCAGGCAGGTGCTGCGGGTCCGGGGGGCACGGAGCAGGGACGCTGGGGAGTACCTGTGCGACGCGCCCCAGGACAGCCGCATCTTCCTCGTCAGCGTGGAAG AACCACCCCCGGTGAAGCTGGTCTCGGAGCTGACACCACTCACTGTCCACGAGGGCGACGCCGCCACATTCCGGTGTGAAGTCTCCCCGCCGGACGCCGACGTGACCTGGCTGCGCAACGGGGCCGCTGTCAGTCCAGGGCCGCAGGTGGAGATTGCCCAGAACGGGTCGAGCCACACGCTGACCGTGCGCAGCTGCCAGCTCCAGGACGCGGGGACCGTGACCGCGCGGGCGGGGGGCACGGCCACGAGCGCCCGGCTCCACGTTCGAG aGGCTGAGCTGCTGTTTCTGCGGCGGCTGCAGGACGTGCGGGCCGAGGAAGGGCAGGACGTGTGCCTGGAGGTGGAGACGGGCCGCGTGGGTGCTGCGGGGGCCGTGCGCTGGGTGCGAGGCGGCGAGCCCCTGCCCGGCGACTCGCGCCTGTGCGTGGCCCAGGACGGCCACACCTACCGCCTCGTCATCCACAGTGTCGTCCTGGCGGACCAGGGCATCTACGGCTGTGAGAGCCGCCACGACCGCACCCTGGCCAGGCTCAGCGTGAGGC CGAAGCAGCTGAGGGCACTGCGGCCCCTGGAGGATGTAACCGTCGGCGAGGGGGGCAGCGCCACCTTCCAGCTGGAGCTGTCCCAGGAGGGCGTGGCTGGAGAGTGGGCCCGGGGTGGAGTCCGGCTGCAACCGGGGCCCACGTGTCACATTCACGCCGAGGGCCGCACCCACCGCCTGGCCCTCAGTGGCCTGGGCCGCACCGACGGTGGCTGCGTCTCCTTCACTGCGGATTCCCTGCGCTGCGCAGCGAGACTCACTGTGAGAG AGGCCCCAGTGACCATTGTGCGGGGGCCACAGGACCTAGAGGTGACGGAGGGAGACACAGCTACATTTGAATGTGAGCTTTCCCAGGCCTTGGCTGATGTCACCTGGGAGAAG GACGGGCGCGTGCTCGCCCCCAGCCCTCAGGTCCGGCTCCAGGCCCTCGGCACGCGCCGCCTACTCCAGCTGCGGCACTGCGACCCGTCGGACGCCGGAGCCTACAGCTGCGCGGTGGGGGCCGCCCGCGCGGGGCCCGTCCGCCTGGCCGTGCGCG AGCGCCTGGTGTCTGTCCTCTCCGAGCTCCGGTCGGTGCGCGCCCGGGAAGGCGACGGGGCCACGTTCCAGTGCACGGTTTCGGAGGCCGAGGCCACCGGGAGCTGGCAGCTCGGCGGCCGCCCGCTGAGACCCGAAGGCCGCGTCCGCATCCGACAGGAAG GGAAGAAACACGTCCTGGTGCTGAGCGAGCTGCGCGCGGAGGACGCGGGTGAAGTCCGCTTCCAGGCGGGACCCGCCCAGTCCGCGGCTCAGCTGGAGGTGGAGG cactgcCTCTCCAGATGTGCCGCCGGCCCCCTCGCGAGAAGACGGTTCTGATTGGCCGCCGGGCCGTGCTGGAGGTGACCGTGTCCCGCTCTGGGGGCCACGTGTGCTGGATGCGGGAAGGGGTCGAGCTGTGCCCGGGAGACAAGTACGAGCTGCGCAGCCACGGCCCCACCCACAGCCTGGTCATCCATGACGTGCGACCTGAGGACCAGGGCAACTACTGCTGCCAGGCCGGCCAGGAGAGCTCCCACACACGGCTCCTGGTGGAGG GTTCTGCCAGGGGAGAGGAAGATGGTACCCGCTCTCTCCCCAGCCCCACGTGGAGTCATTCCTCTGCAGGTAGCTAG